A section of the Solea solea chromosome 17, fSolSol10.1, whole genome shotgun sequence genome encodes:
- the LOC131444084 gene encoding galectin-3 isoform X3, producing the protein MNVSISSYPQISTLPSDPLCGSCPSTGSAPQTNSLWPGLTPSVTPFPAWPGQPTQPAPCWTGQPNTPCWPGTQPAPVSVPAPVSYPASTQVMSPAPVPTTVITTAPAPTAFPVPAPAPVQPCGPCWPGTQYQPTQFPAPIQAQIPAQVPAPTLVPVPTLAPVPPPTLAPVPTPAPVPAPRPASTVNPRVPGWPIHPSWAGWPGQPGWPGQNPSMMPTHWIPPTSGPLSVPYNLNLARGVYDKMMMTILGHVKPNAKMFTVNFLRGNDIAFHINPRFSEGGKQVVVRNHKLGERWGPEEREMKGPFPFALGSPFEANLWKGWKGLESRLCKRVLDKGAAVPQGGSWR; encoded by the exons ATGAATGTAAGTATCTCGTCATATCCTCAGATCTCTACACTG cCCTCTGATCCTCTCTGTGGCAGCTGCCCGTCCACTGGTTCTGCCCCACAGACTAACAGCCTTTGGCCCGGCCTGACACCATCTGTGACTCCATTCCCCGCGTGGCCGGGACAGCCCACCCAGCCTGCACCGTGCTGGACTGGCCAGCCAAACACACCGTGCTGGCCTGGGACACAACCAGCTCCGGTCTCTGTTCCTGCACCAGTTTCATATCCAGCCTCAACCCAAGTTATGTCACCAGCTCctgtaccaaccactgtcaTCACCACAGCTCCAGCTCCAACTGCCTTTCCAGTTCCAGCCCCAGCTCCAGTGCAGCCCTGCGGGCCTTGCTGGCCAGGCACCCAGTACCAACCTACACAGTTCCCAGCTCCAATTCAAGCTCAGATCCCTGCTCAAGTCCCAGCTCCAACTCTAGTCCCAGTCCCTACACTTGCTCCTGTTCCTCCTCCCACTCTTGCTCCTGTTCCTACTCCTGCTCCCGTTCCTGCTCCTCGTCCTGCTTCCACCGTCAATCCACGCGTACCAGGATGGCCTATCCACCCCAGTTGGGCTGGTTGGCCAGGCCAGCCTGGATGGCCGGGCCAGAATCCATCCATGATGCCTACACACTGGATTCCACCCACATCTGGGCCTCTA agtgtgCCATACAACTTGAACCTGGCCCGTGGAGTGTATGACAAGATGATGATGACCATCTTGGGTCATGTGAAACCTAATGCTAAAAT GTTCACAGTGAACTTTCTGCGAGGCAATGACATTGCCTTTCATATCAACCCTCGCTTCAGCGAGGGGGGCAAGCAGGTGGTGGTTCGTAACCACAAACTGGGTGAGCGCTGGGggccagaggagagagagatgaagggaCCCTTCCCCTTTGCTCTTGGCAGCCCTTTTGAG GCTAACCTTTGGAAAGGTTGGAAAGGGTTGGAAAGTCGTTTGTGCAAGCGAGTCCTAGATAAGGGAGCTGCTGTACCACAGGGAGGCTCCTGGAG